A segment of the Moorena sp. SIOASIH genome:
TCCTGCTCGATTGTTATTAATATAGCACTACGCATTAAAGTTAGAACATTGATACAAGCAGCAAAAGCAGTTTTAGTCTACTTTTGCCTTTTGCCTCTTGCCTTTTGCCTTTTGCCTTTTGCCTTTTGCCTTTTGCCTCTTGCCTTTTGCCTTTTGCCTTTTGCCTTTTGCCTCTTGCCTTTTGCCTTTTGCCTTTTGCCTTTTGCCTTTTGCCTTTTGCCTCTTGCCTTGCGCGTAGCGCTATAATGTGCAAGTCGCCAGAGCCAAAGCGTTCGTCACTTAAAAGGAACTCCGCCGGTGAGTTACTACACACTCTTTAAATGATGGCTACTTCTAAGCCAACATTCCGGGTTCTTTGCGCCTTCCTCGCTTCACGCCCGCTACGTTAGAGTAACGGTACTATTCCTCTCGTACTATGTATGTAAGCTCTGGCTGTTAGGGCACACAAGTTCTTAAAATTTATTTAGGAAAATTTATTCCAACTCAATACCTGATAAGCCAAGTTTGATCGCAAGATTAGACTGGGTGACTGGATATACTGCTTCATCAGGAGTTATCAAGTCAGTCCAATGGTTAGACTTTACATTGCGGTATTGCTCCTGCACAAATTCAGAGATGTCTTCAATACTGATAATCCAATCACGAGCGTACTGGGCAAGTACTTCGTTGCGTAGTCCTAACTGAATCGCACGTCGTTCAAGTTTCTTACCTGATGGATCGTGATCTGGATCCCACTGTAACCGGACAGATGATTGCTTAAGAGCTTGTTTCCAGGCACTTTCACTAGAGTATAAATCTGGTACAAACTGGGAATGAACTGCTGCTGCTAGGATTGTCTCGAAAGCAGTACGCTGAATGGAGACAGCTAAGATTACCTCTTGTCCAGCTTTCGTGCCCCAGCCTGA
Coding sequences within it:
- a CDS encoding DUF4291 domain-containing protein; this encodes MSDCRGSPHERLHQDNEHERITMTLVKTPYFKQVSGWPKTGRHILAQFDDTSIVVYQAFCPAIGHFASKHGYFGGEFRLNRMSWIKPNFLWMMHRSGWGTKAGQEVILAVSIQRTAFETILAAAVHSQFVPDLYSSESAWKQALKQSSVRLQWDPDHDPSGKKLERRAIQLGLRNEVLAQYARDWIISIEDISEFVQEQYRNVKSNHWTDLITPDEAVYPVTQSNLAIKLGLSGIELE